The genomic segment TCGTACCGCCCAGCATATCCACAATGTTTTTGGTGATTGCCATTCCGAGACCGGTTCCTCCTATTCCATTCTCCGTAACGGTATGTTCTCTTGTAAATGAGTCAAACACCTGCTCCCTGAACTCCGGCGACATCCCAATTCCATTATCCTTCACACTGAATACCACTGTTGTACATCCGTCTCTTCTGCATGGTTTCTCAGAAACACGAATGTTAACCGTACCCCCGACCGGTGTAAATTTCACAGCATTACTGCTGATATTCAGAAGCACCTGCGTCAGGCGCAACTTGTCGGTAATGATATCTTCATGGAGTACATCCTGTGTATCAATATACAGCTCCTGCTGTTTAGAATGTACAGATTCCTGTATAATTGTATTTAAGTCATGCAAGATATCCGGCAGGTGTACAACTGTATATTCAATCCGTACGGAACCGTTCTCGATTCTGCTCATATCCAGCACATCATTGATTAGGCTGAGCAGATGCTGACCGGATATATGGATTTTTTTCAGATAATCCAGAACAAGCTCCTTATTGTCAATATGTGTTGTCGCAAGCGCAGTAAATCCAATGACCGCATTCATCGGCGTGCGGATATCATGAGACATATTATTCAGAAACACAGTCTTCGCCCTGTTCGCATGTTCTGCAGCCGCAAGTGCATTTCTCAGATTCCTATCCTGCGCAATCTCACGTTCTTTTTCTTCTGTCGCATCACGGATTGCAACCAGAACTGTACACAATTTCCCATCTTTATCATATCCCTGTGGCACAATGATCATTGTCATCCATCTTTCATCCACTGTCCGAGCTGTAAAACTCAGCGTTTCACGTTCTTCCAGACGTTTTGCCACCGTACTTATATCGACAAATTCCCAGTATGCCTTCTGAAATGGCTCTGCAATCACCTGCCTTATAAGTTCTTCCTGATGCGCTTTGAAAAGCATATCCCCTTTCTGATCTGGCTTCATATTTCCTGAAGATTTCAGGATTTCGATTTCCTCTGTTTTTAGATTCACAAGAGAGATAGAGGCATATGCATGCCCCAGTGCATTGATCACCCGAAGTCTTTTCTGGTCCTGAAGGATACTTCTCTTTTCTGTTCTGCTCCTGTTCACCCGATAAAGTAAGAAAAGAAGCAGTGCAAGTAGCACATAAATCACACATATAATATTTCGTGTGATGTACACCTGACTTTCCGGGAAAAAGATATATGCATCGTAGTCTTTGATCTTCTCCCGACGTCCGAACCAGTTTCCTGTCTCTGAACGAAGATGGACAATTCCATTCTCATCTACCTCAAATTTATTTTTATACTGACTTTTTGCTTCTTCTATAGAGCGGGCAGTCAGCTCCTGTCTGTTTGTACTGACAACCTTATCATCATCACAGATCACAACACTTCCATTCATCTCAAAAGGAAAGTCAGAAAATAACGATGCCATCGTCAGATCTCCGTTAAGCTCATTTACTTCCTCCTTCTGCGCATATGTGATCAGGATACCTGCTGCATCCTGTCTTGCCACTGCCGCAAAATCATAGATCTTTCCTTTATTTCTCAGACGAGTGGTATAAGTCTTTTCCGGATGCTCTGCAATATCACGTACATAATCACTTTTGATCAGCTTCTGCCACAGCGACATAGTATCTCCATCTTTTGCACTCTGTTCTGTCACCTTCAGATTCTGATCCAGTACAAGGATTCCTGTCAGGCGCTGTTCCCTGGCATATTCGTCCAGCATTTCTGTACTGAGATTTCCTTCCTGTTCTATGACTCTGCTTAATTCTGTTGTTTTGTCCAAAAGACGTACCAGGCTTTTCACCTGATCATTGGTGTTATAAATCTCATAACTTTCAATTCGGTTTTTTACAAAACCAAAGGTCTCATCCAGAGTACTGTTCAGCTTGCTATTATCTCTCGCTGTCAGCAGAAGAAAAGTCAGTATTCCGGAAAAAATCAGAATAAACACAAGCAAACACGCATTTCTGTCGACTCTCTTTTTCTTCTGTTTCTGCGGTATCTGCCTTCTTATCTGTCTGCTCATTTACTTTCTCCTCCCGGCAGAGTTTCATCCGCGTCCAATCCGTATTTTGTAACTATTTTTTCTGTAATCCCTTCATTTTGCATCTCTGTAAGCGTTTCTGTAAGTTCTTCTGCCAATTCTTCGTGAGTTCCTTTTTTGAAAGCAATTCCAAGTTCTGATTTATAAGGACTTTCCTCCAGCATACGGTAAGCGCCCTTGCCATCCTGTATCAGACTGCCAAGCATTGCCTCATGTCCCGCAATCGCATCTGCATAATTTTTTCTAAGTGCAGCATAAAGCTCATTCGACGAAGAAAAACAGTTCACCTGTTCTGCCTGCGGAAGATTTGATTCTATATTATGAAGAAAGAGATCTTCTGCTTTTGTAGTCGCCTGAACTGCAATCCTCTTCCCTTTCAGATCCTGAAGTGTCCGGATTTCACTCTCGGCTCTTACAACCACCATCTGACGACTGTACATATACGGTCCTGCCCACTGATATTTGTTTTCTCTTTCATTCATGGAATAGCAGCTCCACAGACAGTCTATTGTTCCATCTGACAAAAGTTTCTCTTTATCTTCCCAGACAACCTTCTCAAATTCAGGCTGATAACCCAGCCTATGAAAGGCTTCCTCTGCAAGTTCCACATCAATACCTTTATACTCGCCATCACTCGTCCGATAGCTGTAAGGTTCAAAATAATCTATTCCGATAACAATCTCCGGCAGTTCACTGTCCGATGTTTTCTCTTTCTTTATTCCACATCCTCCCGGTATAAGGCTGCCTGCCAGAAGAAATGCTGCAATACAAATTCTTTTTCTGCGGGTATGGGAGTCATTCTTTCGATTTTTTCTCATATCCAGTTCCTTTCCATTTATTACTGTTTCATAACCTGCATGTCAGAACCATCTTTCCTCAATTGAAACAGAGGGCTTATCCGATTCGGATAAACATCGAAACGATGCAAAAAAAGTTCCACGTAAAAAACTTTTACAGGAACTTTTTTCATAGTCATCTCAGGTTTTTGACTGATCTGCCTATAAATCTGTCAACAAAACTTCTGATACATATTATACATTTCATATACTTTCATGTCTACAATTATTTACTGCTCTGAAGTATAAAACACACGTTACTGTTCACAGTAACGTAGCCAAAATTCATTCCAGATTGCCTGCGGCAATGGAATTTTGAATAGGACCTGCTGATTGCGGGAATACTTTTTTATTTCCAGTCAGAAGCAAAGCATACAGGTACCGGATCATGAATTTCCATTCTGTCAGGTTCTACCAGGCAGTCATAGGCCAGAATATGCACTCCTGCCCTTTCCGCTTCCTGTAATGTTTCTCCAAATTCCCGATGAGTCTCCCAGTTGGGCTCAAACCTGTCAACTCCCTTCATCTGGATCACCAGAAGCAGATAAGCTTCGTATCCTTCCTGCATACAATGGATCAGCTCCTTCAGATGTTTCACACCTCTTTCTGTCGGTGCATCGGGGAAGCGTGCTATATTATCCGACTCCAGAGTGACACCTTTTACTTCTATAAAAGCCTTGCGTTTCTCTGAACAGACATAAAGATCAAATCTGGAATTTCCATAGGTCTTCTCCGGCGTTACCTGAACTTTTTCCGGAAAAAGATGTCCTGCCTTTACCCACTCCAGTGCTGCTTTATTGGGAATCTGAGAATCCATATTAATCAGGCCCCTGCCCTTTTTATTTACGCAGATTAGATCATAGGCTGTCTTTCTCGCCGGATTGCTACTCTTTTCCAGAAAAACCTGTGTACCCGGGACCAGAAGCTCCCTGCACCTGCCTGTATTCTTTACATGAACCGTTTCCACCTGCCCATTGATCTCCACATGTGCAATAAACCGATTAGGACGATCTATGAAACGGCCCTCTGTGATATGTTCGTACTTCATTTTTTCT from the Blautia wexlerae DSM 19850 genome contains:
- a CDS encoding hybrid sensor histidine kinase/response regulator, producing MSRQIRRQIPQKQKKKRVDRNACLLVFILIFSGILTFLLLTARDNSKLNSTLDETFGFVKNRIESYEIYNTNDQVKSLVRLLDKTTELSRVIEQEGNLSTEMLDEYAREQRLTGILVLDQNLKVTEQSAKDGDTMSLWQKLIKSDYVRDIAEHPEKTYTTRLRNKGKIYDFAAVARQDAAGILITYAQKEEVNELNGDLTMASLFSDFPFEMNGSVVICDDDKVVSTNRQELTARSIEEAKSQYKNKFEVDENGIVHLRSETGNWFGRREKIKDYDAYIFFPESQVYITRNIICVIYVLLALLLFLLYRVNRSRTEKRSILQDQKRLRVINALGHAYASISLVNLKTEEIEILKSSGNMKPDQKGDMLFKAHQEELIRQVIAEPFQKAYWEFVDISTVAKRLEERETLSFTARTVDERWMTMIIVPQGYDKDGKLCTVLVAIRDATEEKEREIAQDRNLRNALAAAEHANRAKTVFLNNMSHDIRTPMNAVIGFTALATTHIDNKELVLDYLKKIHISGQHLLSLINDVLDMSRIENGSVRIEYTVVHLPDILHDLNTIIQESVHSKQQELYIDTQDVLHEDIITDKLRLTQVLLNISSNAVKFTPVGGTVNIRVSEKPCRRDGCTTVVFSVKDNGIGMSPEFREQVFDSFTREHTVTENGIGGTGLGMAITKNIVDMLGGTIQVESEVGRGTEFTVMLECEISGTTVKEEPDPEQREPLKNEKQKIRAEIQRRYEGKKVLLVEDNELNREIATAIMEEIGLDVDCVEDGTDAVNIMSSAEGRKYDLIFMDIQMPKMDGYTATREIRTLNDPKCANIPIIAMTANAFEEDRKKAIKAGMNAHIAKPISVDIILENLERMRQSVSENSDTF
- a CDS encoding substrate-binding periplasmic protein; this encodes MRKNRKNDSHTRRKRICIAAFLLAGSLIPGGCGIKKEKTSDSELPEIVIGIDYFEPYSYRTSDGEYKGIDVELAEEAFHRLGYQPEFEKVVWEDKEKLLSDGTIDCLWSCYSMNERENKYQWAGPYMYSRQMVVVRAESEIRTLQDLKGKRIAVQATTKAEDLFLHNIESNLPQAEQVNCFSSSNELYAALRKNYADAIAGHEAMLGSLIQDGKGAYRMLEESPYKSELGIAFKKGTHEELAEELTETLTEMQNEGITEKIVTKYGLDADETLPGGESK
- the sfsA gene encoding DNA/RNA nuclease SfsA, which translates into the protein MKYEHITEGRFIDRPNRFIAHVEINGQVETVHVKNTGRCRELLVPGTQVFLEKSSNPARKTAYDLICVNKKGRGLINMDSQIPNKAALEWVKAGHLFPEKVQVTPEKTYGNSRFDLYVCSEKRKAFIEVKGVTLESDNIARFPDAPTERGVKHLKELIHCMQEGYEAYLLLVIQMKGVDRFEPNWETHREFGETLQEAERAGVHILAYDCLVEPDRMEIHDPVPVCFASDWK